The proteins below come from a single Caldisericota bacterium genomic window:
- a CDS encoding ABC transporter ATP-binding protein, producing MNRKILKRFLPYILKYKLFLSVSFVMLFIATVSAAVLPYLLKQSIDEFVAAKDFLGLVRISALFLGISGIRFVSKMIQIYFTNLTGQRVMRDLRIDLFKHLESFAVSFFSREPSGKIITRITNDVENMNELLSAGVVALFGDFATLLFVIVFIFFINVKFALLVIIPLPIAIVSALFLGNKLERLYEKVRDYVVKMNIEMQENLSGIILVQAFNVEQRSRKKFGNIAAGYRRTFHIAQMTSIQLRQVINILSYISIAIVIIAGGIFTLKGAATIGTIMAFLVYVDYLYRPLRGIAEKFSILQNAIASMNKLNDFFEEKEIIKACKNPVQHEIRGDLVFKDVNFSYDKKTPTLRDINLQTKAGEKVALVGLTGAGKSTIANLVLRFYDADSGTVMVDKINVQRYDIRQLRSRMAMVLQHVFIFKGTVRDNITLGNHDITEEQLIAAAKKIGVHDFIMKFANGYDTELSTEGGNISQGERQLISFTRALVYNPRILLLDEATASIDTATEELIERGIKEIMEGRTSIVIAHRLSTIINSDRIYVINRGKVAEQGTHQELMKQKGLYFELYTTQFEKV from the coding sequence ATGAATAGAAAAATTTTAAAGAGGTTCCTTCCATACATATTGAAGTATAAACTGTTTTTATCTGTCTCGTTTGTTATGCTATTTATTGCCACTGTTTCTGCTGCAGTACTTCCGTATCTATTAAAACAATCAATAGATGAATTTGTTGCTGCAAAGGATTTTTTGGGTTTGGTACGAATTTCTGCTTTATTTCTTGGTATAAGTGGAATACGTTTTGTCTCTAAAATGATTCAAATTTATTTTACAAATCTTACCGGGCAGAGAGTAATGCGGGATTTAAGGATAGATCTATTTAAGCACTTAGAGTCTTTTGCTGTTTCATTTTTTTCTAGAGAACCATCAGGCAAGATAATAACAAGAATTACAAATGATGTCGAAAATATGAATGAACTACTTTCTGCGGGAGTCGTTGCTCTATTTGGAGATTTTGCGACCTTGCTATTTGTTATCGTCTTTATATTCTTTATTAACGTAAAGTTTGCGCTTCTGGTTATTATACCGCTTCCTATAGCAATTGTATCGGCATTATTTTTAGGAAACAAACTGGAAAGGTTGTATGAGAAGGTGAGAGATTATGTAGTAAAAATGAATATAGAGATGCAAGAAAATTTATCCGGTATTATATTGGTACAGGCATTCAACGTGGAGCAAAGAAGCCGTAAAAAGTTTGGCAACATTGCAGCGGGATATCGAAGAACATTTCATATAGCTCAAATGACAAGCATACAACTCAGGCAGGTTATAAACATACTTTCCTACATATCCATTGCCATTGTGATAATAGCCGGAGGTATTTTTACATTGAAAGGTGCAGCTACAATTGGTACAATCATGGCATTTCTTGTATACGTTGATTATCTTTATCGTCCTCTCAGAGGCATTGCGGAGAAATTTTCTATTCTTCAAAATGCAATTGCTTCTATGAACAAACTAAATGATTTTTTTGAGGAGAAAGAAATCATAAAGGCCTGCAAAAACCCAGTACAGCATGAGATTAGAGGTGATTTGGTGTTCAAAGATGTCAACTTCTCTTATGACAAAAAGACACCTACTTTAAGAGATATTAATTTACAGACAAAAGCAGGAGAAAAGGTTGCCCTCGTAGGGTTAACTGGCGCAGGCAAGTCAACAATTGCAAACCTCGTGCTACGATTCTATGATGCAGACAGTGGGACAGTAATGGTGGATAAGATAAATGTGCAGCGATATGACATAAGACAGTTACGTTCCCGTATGGCAATGGTTTTACAGCATGTTTTCATTTTCAAAGGGACTGTCAGGGATAATATTACTCTGGGCAATCATGATATAACAGAGGAGCAACTTATTGCTGCTGCAAAGAAAATTGGAGTACACGATTTCATCATGAAATTTGCTAACGGTTATGATACAGAACTTTCAACAGAAGGAGGAAACATCTCGCAAGGAGAGCGGCAACTTATATCCTTTACTCGCGCACTTGTGTATAATCCACGCATTTTACTTTTGGACGAAGCTACAGCATCTATTGATACTGCGACAGAAGAGCTTATTGAGAGAGGAATTAAGGAAATAATGGAAGGTAGAACATCTATCGTTATTGCTCATAGATTGTCTACTATAATAAATTCTGACAGGATATATGTGATTAATAGAGGGAAAGTAGCAGAACAAGGTACACATCAAGAATTAATGAAACAAAAAGGTTTATATTTTGAACTGTATACCACGCAATTTGAGAAAGTTTAG
- a CDS encoding ABC transporter ATP-binding protein, translating to MKDLWQFFRQEKKWYILIVFMLVLVDSAQVAIPILTKRAVDAISAQADISLVVKYGSYVLAIALFIIIMRYTYNYILRKLVLQLDYDLKTSLFNKYLTLPKSYFEREEIGDLMARVTNDTRAIRFFLIMGFLGGLDVLLLGVTTFIMMFVMNPTLAIIVSIPLVLLIPLALNFGRKIHIYFKNAQRIFGEITVRVREVISGIRVIKAFTREGFYLKLFKNVNEEYIRENMKLVKLDEFFDPIIDFLIHISLFILMLLGGSFIIKGRISMGTLVAFIQYIEILAWPMMAIGFTISLFQRARASMERIQNVLQTIPEVRDIEPIHIEHIERNINIKNLSFSYPDDDRFILKNISLSIHEGELIGITGPTAGSKSTLLSLLLRVYNPLPDTIFFGETDILKIPLQALRKNIGYVPQAPFLFGDTLLENIKIGKQDSTIEDVEEAAKIASIYEDIMKLPNRFDTIVGEKGITLSGGERQRVAVARAILTKRPLMLFDDPLSAVDTDTEKAIIRNLKTYLETNHITTLLVSQRVSALTIMDRVVVLSHGKILEEGAPEKLFDEKGYYFHLYRKQLLEGMGV from the coding sequence ATGAAAGATCTCTGGCAATTTTTTAGGCAAGAAAAAAAATGGTATATTCTTATTGTGTTTATGCTTGTTCTTGTGGATAGCGCACAGGTCGCTATCCCGATTTTGACAAAAAGGGCTGTAGACGCAATAAGTGCCCAAGCAGATATCTCGCTTGTTGTGAAATATGGGTCGTATGTACTTGCGATTGCTCTTTTTATTATAATAATGCGGTATACATACAATTATATCCTGAGAAAGCTTGTATTGCAATTGGATTACGACTTGAAGACCTCTCTTTTTAATAAATATCTTACATTGCCAAAATCTTATTTTGAAAGAGAAGAAATTGGCGATCTTATGGCTCGTGTCACAAATGATACAAGGGCGATACGTTTTTTCTTGATAATGGGTTTTCTTGGCGGGCTAGACGTGTTGCTTTTGGGCGTTACTACTTTTATCATGATGTTCGTAATGAATCCTACACTTGCCATAATTGTTTCAATTCCCCTTGTTCTGCTTATTCCTCTTGCACTAAACTTTGGAAGAAAAATTCATATATATTTTAAAAATGCTCAGAGAATATTTGGCGAAATAACAGTACGGGTCCGGGAAGTAATAAGTGGAATCCGAGTTATAAAAGCTTTTACCCGCGAGGGGTTTTACCTAAAACTTTTTAAAAATGTGAACGAAGAATATATTCGAGAAAATATGAAACTTGTAAAATTAGACGAATTTTTTGATCCGATAATCGATTTTCTCATTCATATTTCTCTGTTTATACTAATGCTACTTGGGGGAAGCTTTATCATCAAAGGACGCATTTCTATGGGAACACTCGTTGCGTTTATACAATATATAGAAATATTAGCCTGGCCTATGATGGCTATTGGTTTTACTATATCGCTTTTTCAGCGGGCACGAGCATCAATGGAGCGAATACAGAATGTGCTTCAAACTATACCCGAAGTAAGAGATATAGAACCTATTCATATTGAGCACATTGAGCGGAATATCAATATCAAAAATCTTTCATTTTCATATCCTGATGATGATCGTTTTATTCTAAAAAATATTTCTTTGTCTATACATGAGGGGGAACTTATCGGTATTACCGGGCCAACGGCAGGAAGCAAAAGTACTTTGCTGTCTCTGCTTCTGAGAGTATATAATCCCCTACCTGATACAATTTTTTTTGGCGAAACGGATATACTAAAAATTCCCTTGCAAGCTTTAAGAAAGAATATTGGGTATGTGCCTCAAGCACCGTTTCTATTTGGCGATACTTTGCTTGAGAATATAAAAATAGGTAAACAGGACTCTACAATTGAGGATGTTGAAGAGGCAGCGAAAATTGCATCTATTTATGAAGACATTATGAAATTGCCTAATAGATTTGATACAATTGTTGGAGAAAAAGGGATAACACTTTCTGGCGGAGAAAGGCAGCGGGTAGCTGTTGCGCGTGCTATTCTTACAAAGAGGCCTCTTATGCTTTTTGATGACCCGCTCTCGGCTGTTGATACAGATACAGAAAAAGCAATTATCAGAAATCTCAAGACATACTTAGAAACAAACCATATCACAACATTATTAGTATCTCAGAGAGTGAGCGCTCTTACTATTATGGATCGAGTTGTGGTTCTATCGCATGGAAAAATTTTAGAAGAAGGGGCACCTGAGAAATTATTTGATGAAAAAGGATACTATTTTCACCTGTATAGAAAGCAGCTTTTGGAAGGGATGGGAGTATGA
- a CDS encoding class I SAM-dependent methyltransferase, producing MKCGGDVKIKNAKETKVELTPFVAKHYNALLNIFSFGIYPHFTTKVVKEANFRKGDSVLDLGSGTGRFACLIRKYIGEDGKYVGIDLSRIMVQQARKRCEDFKNIRFLFGRIEEELSLTEYFDKVFISFVLHGFTQENRIKIIRNAYKRLRTGGKLIILDYAEKDVDRASPIIKFLIRKVECPLAEKFMQINLKEVLFKIGFSGFREKFHLKGYVRLEMCKKR from the coding sequence TTGAAATGTGGAGGTGATGTTAAAATAAAAAATGCAAAAGAAACAAAAGTAGAATTAACACCATTTGTTGCAAAACACTATAATGCACTTCTCAATATTTTTTCATTTGGCATCTATCCTCATTTTACTACTAAGGTAGTAAAAGAGGCAAACTTCAGAAAGGGTGATTCAGTGCTAGATTTGGGGTCAGGAACTGGAAGATTTGCCTGTCTTATAAGAAAATATATTGGCGAAGACGGCAAGTATGTTGGTATTGATCTTTCGAGAATAATGGTACAACAGGCAAGAAAGCGGTGTGAAGATTTTAAAAATATCCGTTTTCTTTTTGGAAGAATAGAGGAAGAATTATCATTAACGGAATATTTTGATAAAGTATTTATATCTTTTGTATTGCATGGATTTACACAGGAAAATCGCATAAAGATCATAAGGAATGCTTATAAACGGTTGAGAACAGGAGGAAAGCTTATTATACTTGACTATGCAGAAAAAGATGTAGATAGGGCATCACCTATTATAAAATTTCTTATTAGAAAAGTGGAGTGTCCGCTTGCCGAGAAATTTATGCAGATTAATTTGAAAGAAGTTCTTTTTAAAATCGGGTTTTCCGGTTTCAGAGAGAAATTTCATTTAAAAGGATATGTGAGATTAGAAATGTGTAAAAAAAGATGA
- a CDS encoding PAS domain S-box protein, whose amino-acid sequence MIAQIFASSNYYFNPYAIPVMVTAVILFIFGVVSLFLGVRSKTNSSFFLVALTLFIWVSGTSILYVTQNPELALFFYKRYTFLGLVLIPPSAYLLILSLFHKLRKKKWLVLVNYIIMLLFYFIANTTDLMFIGVRKHFWGYSIQYDRAGLYLLVVFAFLLLLTLYYYVRVNRAVLISKTQRKLFLFSYLVGCVTLVDILPAFGFEVYPFGYITILIFAIIQWYSIGKYRESLPYLALNSVSDGVIAVNSNGKIIHINSVAEKLMNVQSDSILHKDVSEYFCSSSCKLVDQEQFQMLLKQVKTDPSQVINTQIEYIEPAKRINLTTLPVANRLGEVTEVMFMLNDITEYEQLKDDVEQYQEFLENMVKKRTKQLKDVNKQLKQDISKRKQLEKELLIQKKYFQELFENSSMAVAQLDTDNKIIAINEGFTTLFQYSSEEVVGKRLIELVVPESLGSESEFFFSSGMKGKKPKKESVRKRKDGSLVSVYVHAVPISVDNKVVGMYAVYVDITNIKKVEEKLKEEGALISSMLEAVPHAVIGLRDHHIVFANKNVKSVFGWEREELIGKTTRLFYRSDKEFEQIGNDFYSTLENHKYCGEEFPCKRKDGKDILCRVSASRIGDTLKDKQIVVMYEDITERKRTITELQESNEKLSSLFYNYPAALVNMDNDSHILDANPAFEKLFGYSIDEVRGRNINDGMIHPEEKKDEGKNLDEKALSEGYLNYETVRKRKNGTLFPVLVSGLPIVVNGEIKGVMGAYVDITERKKSERIKDVISKISEAVYSTNTLDELYDIIHQNVSVLMHANNFYIAMYDEFSKMLSFKYWVDETDPKPKPRELRKGITEYVFNTGKSLIADPEVIKVMQNEGKTEIHDTLPVSWLGVPLKVQNKTVGVLAVQSYTEGVKYTEDDKKVLSFVSDQIALAIERKKNEELMLLQKSRLETLFEGAPIAIAMLDKEERVIDANEGFQKLFRYSINEIRGQFIDDFIVPNELKEKTKRVEFEVEQGKVVALESIRQRKGGSLVNVSIFAYPIMLGPVMHGIYAIYIDITEHKKRERQLSYIATHDALTGLPNRVYFENRFALEVELSRRNNQKFALLYIDLNEFKKVNDELGHAVGDVLLKQVADRFTELLRKSDVVARMGGDEFVLLLPEITKEKEIHKIVKKFFKTFKEPFIVEDHKINVSLSIGGVIFPDDGTDSVTLLKKVDNAMYNVKEHGVSTYQYYQSDIVLKAE is encoded by the coding sequence TATAATGCTTCTTTTTTATTTTATAGCAAATACGACAGATTTAATGTTTATTGGTGTGAGGAAACATTTCTGGGGATATTCTATTCAGTATGACCGGGCTGGGCTTTACCTTTTGGTTGTTTTTGCTTTTCTTTTACTTCTGACTTTATATTATTATGTTCGAGTAAACAGAGCTGTTTTGATCAGCAAAACTCAAAGAAAACTGTTTTTATTCAGTTACTTGGTGGGTTGTGTTACTCTGGTAGATATTTTGCCTGCTTTTGGCTTTGAGGTTTATCCGTTTGGATATATTACTATTTTAATATTTGCAATAATTCAGTGGTATTCTATAGGAAAATACCGAGAATCTTTGCCGTATTTAGCATTAAACAGTGTCTCAGATGGTGTTATTGCTGTTAACTCTAATGGCAAAATTATTCATATTAACTCTGTTGCTGAAAAGCTGATGAATGTTCAATCAGATTCTATTCTTCATAAGGATGTTTCAGAATATTTTTGTTCCAGTAGTTGCAAATTGGTGGACCAAGAACAATTTCAAATGCTGCTAAAACAGGTCAAAACTGATCCCAGCCAGGTAATTAATACACAGATTGAGTATATAGAGCCTGCAAAGCGCATCAATCTTACTACACTCCCGGTTGCAAATAGATTAGGTGAAGTGACTGAGGTTATGTTTATGCTGAATGATATTACCGAGTATGAACAGCTAAAAGATGATGTAGAGCAGTACCAGGAATTTCTTGAAAATATGGTAAAGAAACGAACCAAACAATTGAAAGATGTTAACAAGCAACTGAAGCAAGATATTAGTAAACGTAAACAGCTCGAAAAAGAACTTCTTATCCAGAAAAAATATTTTCAGGAACTGTTTGAGAATAGCAGTATGGCTGTAGCACAACTGGATACTGACAACAAAATCATCGCTATTAATGAAGGTTTTACAACATTATTTCAATATTCAAGCGAAGAAGTAGTTGGGAAACGGCTTATAGAATTAGTTGTACCTGAATCGTTAGGTAGTGAGAGCGAGTTTTTCTTTTCAAGTGGAATGAAGGGGAAAAAACCTAAAAAAGAATCAGTTAGGAAACGCAAAGACGGGAGTCTTGTTTCTGTATACGTTCATGCAGTGCCTATTTCTGTTGACAACAAGGTAGTTGGAATGTATGCAGTTTATGTGGATATTACAAATATAAAGAAAGTAGAGGAGAAACTTAAAGAAGAAGGGGCATTAATATCTTCCATGCTTGAAGCTGTTCCCCATGCAGTAATTGGCTTACGCGACCATCATATTGTGTTTGCAAATAAAAATGTAAAAAGCGTATTTGGGTGGGAAAGAGAAGAGCTAATTGGAAAAACAACAAGACTTTTTTATCGTTCCGATAAAGAATTTGAGCAAATTGGAAATGATTTTTACTCCACACTTGAAAACCATAAATATTGTGGGGAAGAGTTTCCCTGCAAGCGGAAAGACGGGAAAGATATACTATGCCGGGTATCTGCTTCAAGGATAGGAGATACACTGAAGGATAAACAAATCGTTGTGATGTATGAAGATATTACCGAGCGGAAACGGACTATTACTGAACTTCAAGAGAGTAACGAAAAACTTTCAAGTTTATTTTACAATTATCCGGCAGCCTTAGTTAACATGGACAATGATAGTCATATTCTCGATGCAAATCCTGCTTTTGAAAAACTTTTTGGCTATTCAATAGACGAAGTTCGAGGGAGAAATATTAATGACGGCATGATTCATCCTGAGGAAAAAAAAGATGAGGGGAAAAATTTGGACGAAAAGGCTTTAAGTGAAGGCTATTTGAATTATGAGACTGTCCGAAAGAGAAAAAACGGAACGTTGTTTCCTGTACTCGTATCGGGTTTGCCTATTGTAGTCAATGGCGAGATAAAAGGGGTAATGGGTGCGTATGTTGACATTACTGAACGAAAGAAATCAGAAAGAATAAAGGATGTAATTTCTAAGATTTCCGAAGCAGTTTACTCTACTAATACTCTTGATGAGTTATACGACATAATACACCAAAATGTTTCAGTTCTTATGCACGCGAATAATTTCTACATTGCAATGTATGATGAATTTTCCAAAATGCTGAGCTTTAAATATTGGGTAGACGAAACTGACCCGAAACCCAAACCGAGAGAACTCAGGAAAGGCATTACAGAGTATGTATTTAATACAGGAAAGTCACTAATTGCCGATCCAGAAGTTATTAAGGTAATGCAAAACGAAGGTAAAACAGAAATTCATGACACTCTACCTGTGTCCTGGCTTGGTGTGCCGCTTAAAGTACAGAATAAAACAGTTGGAGTGTTAGCTGTGCAAAGTTATACTGAGGGAGTTAAGTACACAGAGGATGATAAAAAGGTCCTGTCATTTGTTTCTGACCAAATCGCTTTAGCTATTGAACGAAAGAAAAACGAAGAACTAATGCTTCTTCAAAAATCTCGTTTAGAAACTCTTTTTGAAGGTGCGCCAATTGCGATTGCAATGCTTGACAAAGAAGAACGGGTGATTGATGCAAATGAAGGCTTTCAAAAGCTTTTCCGGTATTCTATTAACGAAATAAGAGGGCAATTTATTGATGATTTCATTGTTCCTAATGAACTTAAAGAAAAGACAAAGCGTGTAGAGTTTGAAGTAGAGCAAGGAAAAGTAGTCGCTTTAGAATCAATTAGACAGCGAAAAGGCGGTAGTTTGGTGAATGTGTCTATATTCGCTTATCCGATTATGTTAGGTCCTGTGATGCATGGAATCTACGCAATTTATATCGATATTACAGAGCATAAAAAAAGAGAAAGACAGCTTAGTTATATTGCTACGCATGATGCTTTAACTGGTTTACCTAATAGAGTTTATTTTGAAAATCGTTTTGCATTAGAAGTCGAGCTTTCTCGGCGTAACAATCAGAAGTTTGCTCTACTATATATTGATTTGAACGAATTTAAGAAGGTAAATGACGAGCTTGGACATGCAGTGGGAGATGTTTTACTGAAGCAGGTTGCTGACCGATTTACTGAACTTCTCAGAAAGAGTGACGTAGTTGCGCGTATGGGAGGAGATGAATTTGTATTGCTACTTCCGGAAATTACAAAAGAGAAGGAGATACACAAAATTGTCAAAAAATTCTTTAAGACTTTTAAGGAGCCGTTTATCGTGGAAGACCATAAAATTAATGTCAGTTTAAGCATAGGGGGAGTTATATTTCCTGATGACGGAACGGATAGTGTTACGCTGCTAAAAAAAGTAGATAATGCAATGTATAATGTCAAAGAGCATGGGGTGAGCACTTATCAATATTATCAGTCAGATATAGTCCTAAAAGCGGAATGA